Sequence from the Paeniglutamicibacter cryotolerans genome:
GCAAGCAACCGGGAAGCCACGAGCTCTCGAAGCCTCCCCTCGGCCTCCCCCATTCGGGCCTTTCCCGGGTCATCAACTCGGGGTTGGCTGAATGAGCTTCCTGCGCACCTGGAAAAGGGAAGTATCCGGTTCCCGCGAAGAGACGGCCGTAGCAATTATTCGCACTAGGTCGCCCAGGACATCGCTCCCACGTTCAGCGATGAATTCGGCGGCCAGCTCCTCGCTGGGGAAGGCAGGCGACTTGCCGAGGATGACGCCTTCCGTGGAGCCGAAATAGTTGAAGAACGTGCGCTGGGAAACCATGCTCGTTTCGCAGATCATGTCCACGGTGACCTTCTCGTAACCGCGTTCGAGAGCCATCTCGAGAGCCACCGTGGCAATGGACCGCTCGGTGGCAGCCCTTTTGCGGGCACGCAGTCCCTGGTCGAAACCCACCGTGAGCGCGCTCCCTCTTTCACACGAAGCGATAACCATCAACCCGCCGCCCATGGCGCTGCCCCTGAGGCAACCGGCTGCATCCGAATTCCATCTGTAAATATGCACCGTATGCATTTATGCAGTTCCTTTTGTCGAACCCGTCTGCCCTCAACCGCTGCCCCGCGCACCGCTGTTCTCTCCCGCCAAGCTCCGACCAGTATCGACATGCAGCGGTCGGCATCCGCATTCCGCTCCCGGGCCCACTGACACATCGGTCCAGCTGCCCGTATGCTGACCCCATGGCGAAGAAGACACCAGGTGAGCATGCGGCAACCATTGCTTCCGGATACGCATTCGAGGGCGAGGTGATCCATCTGGGCGCCGCCCTGGTGGA
This genomic interval carries:
- a CDS encoding TetR/AcrR family transcriptional regulator; this encodes MHTVHIYRWNSDAAGCLRGSAMGGGLMVIASCERGSALTVGFDQGLRARKRAATERSIATVALEMALERGYEKVTVDMICETSMVSQRTFFNYFGSTEGVILGKSPAFPSEELAAEFIAERGSDVLGDLVRIIATAVSSREPDTSLFQVRRKLIQPTPS